One part of the Drosophila teissieri strain GT53w chromosome 3R, Prin_Dtei_1.1, whole genome shotgun sequence genome encodes these proteins:
- the LOC122621663 gene encoding conserved oligomeric Golgi complex subunit 7: protein MDVSALSGTNFSPAEWINANYKKFVEENGRDDSDAASSFIKSYVAKLQLYIFNVNNAVEESSRQVVASMPRIAKESAALQGDVHRLQEKMSAMRLEVAAVQSETGECMATLERLNTKSQKLQVAKESLQESDGWGNLLAELEDGFERNDLKGVCDKLIALQKSLHAQEQLPGHAERQTQVEDFKNRLEALASPSVVQCFAEGNTEQAQHFVQIFTSIQRLPQLQQYYRAVQKNFWQQQWKQTLELQGTESQPQQQQFLTLYYDQLLEHCQRQVKWCSNLFGENSSQPFLVIAELLPALQPTRDAHILQLLKTSNERLEMLSVFAQVNHSFVLHLNSLLEQSHITLSEELHRLLGEAIFEYFHKFIQQYPRLEETQLSTQVDRLSSNQATPSDGVRHLEESTRKLYEWLKEACERCASITSDLALCKLITLLNGIFKRQLESFGRIQRQIGLSLGSSSYAAQSENWSLLQYTMSQLQCLADFQVQLHQFEQDLHTRMVMLANRLTKPSNRGPITIFQTCDHAARTQLLNSIADYQQKKSEATDSLGIFPQIYATLKSHFADTHDITLNILLQPIETHLAHIRPPVQDHAASGIDMPSFSFAPQESITQIGQYLLTLPQHLEPLLLSPSSLLKQALEVCNIKYTQAIPCADVLLSLVVEQCCVLYVTQILQIKSLPSSAATQLSVDIEYLSNVLEELGLSINLQLSQILTLLKAAPDQYLTLSSGCEPRLVTAIRQMRNIISTQ, encoded by the exons ATGGATGTTTCGGCTCTTTCGGGGACAAATTTTAGTCCTGCGGAGTGGATAAACGCCAACTACAAGAAGTTTGTGGAGGAGAATGGACGCGATGATAGCGACGCTGCCTCCTCCTTCATCAAGAGTTACGTGGCCAAACTGCAGCTGTATATATTCAAC GTAAACAATGCTGTGGAGGAGTCCAGTCGGCAGGTGGTGGCCAGCATGCCAAGGATCGCTAAGGAGTCAGCTGCGCTGCAGGGAGATGTACACCGGCTGCAAGAGAAGATGAGTGCCATGCGATTGGAGGTGGCTGCAGTGCAAAGCGAAACCGGCGAATGCATGGCCACCTTGGAGCGCTTGAACACCAAAAGCCAGAAGCTCCAAGTGGCCAAGGAATCGCTGCAGGAGTCGGATGGATGGGGAAATCTACTGGCTGAGCTAGAGGATGGTTTTGAACGCAATGATCTGAAG GGAGTCTGCGATAAGTTAATAGCTCTGCAAAAGTCCCTGCACGCCCAGGAGCAGCTGCCAGGACACGCCGAGCGGCAGACCCAAGTGGAGGACTTTAAAAACCGCTTGGAGGCACTGGCCTCACCAAGCGTGGTACAGTGCTTTGCTGAAGGCAATACGGAGCAAGCCCAGCACTTCGTTCAGATCTTCACCAGCATTCAGCGACTGCCGCAACTGCAGCAATATTACCGAGCTGTGCAAAAGAATTTTTGGCAGCAACAATGGAAGCAAACTCTGGAGCTGCAGGGCACAGAGTCCCagcctcagcagcagcagtttctTACCCTTTACTACGATCAGCTGCTCGAGCACTGCCAACGCCAGGTCAAGTGGTGCTCCAACCTCTTCGGCGAGAACTCTTCGCAGCCCTTCCTGGTTATTGCCGAACTATTGCCGGCATTGCAACCCACACGAGATGCCCACATTCTACAGCTTTTGAAGACCTCCAATGAAAGATTAGAGATGCTGTCCGTGTTCGCCCAGGTAAATCACAGTTTCGTGCTGCATTTGAACTCTCTTCTCGAGCAGTCGCACATAACCTTGTCCGAGGAGTTGCATCGTCTGCTGGGTGAGGCGATTTTCGAGTATTTCCACAAGTTTATCCAACAATACCCGCGCTTGGAGGAGACCCAACTATCCACGCAG GTGGATCGTCTTTCGTCCAACCAGGCCACTCCCAGCGATGGTGTGCGTCATCTAGAGGAAAGCACGCGGAAACTCTACGAGTGGCTGAAAGAGGCCTGCGAGCGTTGTGCCTCTATAACAAGTGATTTGGCTCTATGCAAACTCATTACCTTGCTGAACGGCATATTCAAGCGGCAACTGGAGAGCTTTGGACGCATCCAACGGCAGATTGGCCTCAGTCTGGGATCCAGCAGCTATGCGGCGCAGAGTGAAAACTGGTCACTGTTGCAGTACACCATGTCCCAGCTGCAATGCCTGGCAGACTTTCAGGTTCAACTGCATCAGTTCGAACAGGATTTGCATACGCGCATGGTCATGCTAGCAAACAGGCTGACTAAGCCATCCAACCGAGGCCCCATCACCATATTCCAAACCTGCGACCATGCAGCACGCACCCAGCTGTTGAATAGCATAGCTGATTATCAGCAAAAGAAGTCGGAGGCGACGGATAGCCTGGGTATCTTTCCGCAGATCTATGCCACGTTAAAGAGTCACTTTGCCGATACACATGACATAACTCTTAATATATTGCTGCAACCAATTGAGACGCACTTGGCGCACATTCGTCCGCCTGTGCAGGATCACGCTGCGTCGGGCATCGATATGCCCTCCTTCAGTTTTGCCCCGCAGGAAAGCATCACCCAAATCGGCCAGTACCTACTGACTTTGCCGCAGCACTTggagccgctgctgctgtcgcctTCATCGCTGCTGAAACAGGCTCTGGAGGTGTGCaacatcaagtatacgcaAGCCATTCCCTGTGCCGACGTGCTACTCTCGCTGGTCGTGGAGCAGTGCTGTGTTCTGTACGTTACGCAAATACTGCAAATCAAGTCGCTGCCTTCCTCGGCGGCCACTCAGCTCAGCGTGGATATCGAGTACCTGTCCAACGTTCTGGAAGAGTTGGGCTTGTCCATCAACCTGCAGTTGTCCCAGATCCTCACGCTGCTGAAGGCTGCTCCAGATCAGTATCTGACCCTCAGCAGCGGATGCGAGCCGCGACTGGTGACCGCCATTCGGCAAATGCGCAATATTATATCTACACAGTAG